One segment of Chryseobacterium turcicum DNA contains the following:
- a CDS encoding DUF4280 domain-containing protein, translating into MSTQSSSHDGKHFVVQKGTCQCNQGDQFPKHIVNAHNKHYWNDSAGSADYLAVTEDDLQFNPSGPSFGKCKLKPSSGGYLPCAYAPAGKWQKTYEKVLVMGKKCVTEVSELQCATGGKITIKDHGQRGEMSKKNVKNADAKVIRHANPLVDVNDFKETVTESKIDAY; encoded by the coding sequence ATGTCTACTCAATCATCTTCTCATGATGGTAAACATTTCGTCGTTCAAAAAGGAACATGCCAGTGCAACCAGGGAGATCAGTTTCCTAAGCATATCGTCAATGCTCATAATAAACATTACTGGAATGACTCTGCAGGCAGCGCAGATTATTTAGCCGTTACAGAAGACGACCTTCAGTTTAATCCATCAGGTCCAAGTTTTGGAAAGTGTAAATTAAAACCCAGTTCGGGTGGTTATCTTCCATGCGCTTACGCCCCTGCCGGAAAATGGCAAAAAACGTACGAAAAGGTTTTGGTGATGGGAAAGAAGTGTGTGACAGAAGTTTCGGAACTTCAATGTGCTACCGGCGGAAAAATTACCATTAAAGATCACGGACAGCGCGGTGAAATGAGTAAAAAGAATGTGAAAAATGCTGATGCAAAAGTAATCAGGCATGCAAATCCTCTTGTGGATGTGAATGATTTTAAAGAAACGGTAACCGAAAGCAAAATCGACGCTTATTAA
- a CDS encoding ankyrin repeat domain-containing protein — protein MKVLFFLLFFISINACEKNVSLPVKQNVMDDKNVVDLVKNNDAEGLRMALEKGADVNTQDSRGRSLLLLAVVGKKMKIAKLLVEYKADVNLQDQQLDSPFLFAGANGQTELVKLFLKNGARFDVFNRYNGTALIPACERGHVETVKVLAHTEGFPINHVNRLGWTALMEAVILGNGSLKYQKIVQILKDKGAKDIADKDGITALEHAKSLAYEEIVKILES, from the coding sequence ATGAAAGTTTTATTTTTTCTTTTGTTTTTTATCAGTATTAATGCTTGCGAAAAAAACGTGTCTCTGCCTGTAAAACAAAATGTGATGGATGATAAAAATGTAGTTGATCTTGTAAAAAACAATGATGCAGAAGGCTTAAGAATGGCTTTGGAAAAAGGGGCAGATGTCAATACACAAGATTCAAGAGGGCGATCTTTATTGCTGCTTGCAGTAGTGGGGAAAAAGATGAAAATTGCAAAACTTCTTGTAGAATATAAAGCAGATGTTAACCTACAAGATCAGCAGTTGGATAGTCCGTTTTTATTTGCTGGAGCAAATGGGCAGACCGAATTGGTGAAATTATTTCTAAAAAACGGAGCTCGTTTTGATGTCTTCAACAGATACAACGGAACGGCCTTAATTCCTGCTTGCGAAAGAGGTCATGTAGAAACAGTAAAAGTTTTGGCGCATACAGAAGGTTTCCCAATCAATCATGTAAACAGATTGGGATGGACAGCCTTGATGGAAGCGGTAATTTTAGGTAACGGAAGTTTAAAATACCAAAAAATCGTTCAGATTCTTAAAGATAAAGGCGCAAAAGATATTGCAGATAAAGATGGAATTACTGCACTCGAACACGCAAAGTCTTTAGCATATGAAGAGATTGTGAAAATTTTAGAATCATAA
- a CDS encoding glucosaminidase domain-containing protein codes for MKRLFLLISLLVLSKFSAQNWATDDQYIQKFAQYAVEEMEKYKIPASITLAQGLLETGGGQSRLAQEGKNHFGIKCKEDWTGKTMKHTDDAPNECFRVYDDPKQSYEDHSIFLATRKYYTKLFDLDMKDYRAWAHGLKKAGYATNPRYASILISKIEKYKLYEFDEVGSKEVLYAVLKKYPDLKDDGAFMARMEPAKATKKTTTPVTVKVPYKATSYAQQQQRVERIKTKAEILNSILIKSHPNGGLKYIVIPEDTDVQYIAKKFKISESKLTKWNELEGTALVKNEVVFLESKNSEGNTAIYKAESGEDMYDIAQKFGIKLNKLYAKNRMDEGQKPSAGQLIYLIDKKPRN; via the coding sequence ATGAAAAGACTTTTCTTACTAATTAGCCTTTTAGTTTTATCAAAATTCTCAGCTCAGAACTGGGCTACAGATGATCAATACATTCAGAAATTTGCTCAATATGCAGTAGAAGAAATGGAAAAATATAAAATTCCAGCTTCAATTACTCTTGCGCAGGGACTTTTGGAAACCGGTGGCGGACAAAGCCGTTTGGCACAGGAAGGAAAAAACCATTTCGGAATAAAATGTAAAGAAGACTGGACGGGGAAAACAATGAAGCACACCGATGATGCGCCAAATGAATGTTTCCGAGTGTATGACGATCCTAAACAATCTTATGAAGACCACTCTATATTTTTAGCAACGAGAAAATATTATACTAAGCTTTTTGATCTTGATATGAAAGATTACAGAGCATGGGCGCATGGTTTAAAGAAAGCAGGTTATGCTACAAACCCTCGTTATGCATCAATTCTTATCAGTAAAATTGAAAAATATAAGCTTTACGAATTTGATGAGGTAGGCTCTAAAGAAGTTTTGTATGCCGTTCTGAAAAAATATCCTGACCTGAAAGACGATGGTGCTTTCATGGCAAGAATGGAACCCGCAAAAGCTACTAAAAAAACGACAACACCTGTTACTGTAAAAGTTCCGTACAAAGCGACTTCTTACGCACAGCAACAGCAAAGAGTGGAGAGAATTAAAACCAAAGCCGAAATTCTTAATTCAATTTTAATTAAAAGTCATCCAAATGGTGGTTTAAAATATATTGTGATTCCTGAAGATACTGATGTACAGTATATTGCTAAGAAGTTTAAAATTAGCGAAAGCAAATTAACCAAGTGGAATGAGCTGGAAGGAACAGCATTAGTGAAAAATGAAGTCGTTTTCTTAGAATCTAAAAATTCTGAAGGAAATACAGCAATTTACAAAGCCGAATCTGGCGAAGATATGTATGATATCGCACAGAAATTTGGCATCAAACTCAATAAATTATATGCTAAAAACAGAATGGATGAGGGGCAAAAACCATCCGCTGGACAATTAATTTATCTGATCGACAAAAAACCTAGAAACTAA
- a CDS encoding M23 family metallopeptidase, which produces MAIADGKVIGKNKYFGANDVYVSILHNLPDGRKFIAKYCELAKSSVSLEVGNQVRQKQELGKTAHLGVSAYNRKVKKTYSLYMCHFEIYDCSAGEDNPIYMGNNPPYMRRKDLIDPLSILEEGYRNTFGEIGDGNDHLFTINDGKEALRELYNEYKNSTWNWKWNGSDTEVQVTGKDLLTIVEKMYRLETTHFTSKQYKHCGTGGMEVFGSAPHYGWDGSLYTEEPIGTWSSFENAGLSGQGGNAQVTNKQKEFVQLPSVISGMRYKINYIIKYNGNFERWFSKTDETARSTYRTTLRGIRDRFIQEISGN; this is translated from the coding sequence GTGGCTATTGCAGATGGAAAAGTAATTGGAAAGAACAAATATTTTGGGGCTAATGATGTGTATGTAAGTATACTTCATAATCTTCCTGATGGAAGAAAATTTATTGCAAAATACTGTGAGCTGGCTAAATCTTCAGTAAGTTTAGAAGTTGGAAATCAAGTTCGTCAAAAGCAAGAATTAGGTAAAACAGCCCATTTAGGTGTTTCAGCCTATAATAGAAAGGTGAAAAAAACATATTCGCTATACATGTGTCATTTTGAAATATATGATTGTAGTGCTGGTGAAGATAATCCAATATATATGGGTAATAATCCTCCATATATGCGACGGAAAGATTTAATTGATCCTCTTTCTATTTTGGAAGAAGGATATAGAAATACTTTTGGTGAAATAGGTGATGGAAATGATCATTTATTTACAATAAATGACGGTAAAGAAGCTCTTCGTGAGCTTTATAATGAATATAAAAATAGTACTTGGAATTGGAAATGGAATGGCTCTGACACTGAAGTTCAAGTTACAGGTAAAGATCTTCTCACTATTGTAGAAAAAATGTATCGTTTGGAAACCACACATTTTACTTCAAAACAATATAAGCATTGCGGTACTGGGGGAATGGAAGTATTTGGTTCTGCCCCTCATTATGGTTGGGATGGAAGTTTATATACAGAAGAGCCTATTGGTACGTGGAGTTCTTTCGAAAACGCTGGATTAAGTGGGCAAGGGGGTAACGCGCAGGTCACCAATAAACAAAAAGAATTTGTACAGTTACCTTCTGTTATTTCTGGAATGAGGTATAAAATAAATTATATAATTAAATATAATGGCAATTTTGAACGATGGTTTAGTAAAACTGATGAAACAGCTCGATCCACATATAGAACAACTCTTAGAGGTATAAGAGATAGATTTATTCAGGAAATTTCAGGAAATTAA
- a CDS encoding DUF5522 domain-containing protein: MALFEIKEGEDFYYNEQGYKVFTEKFHLKRGHCCKSGCRHCPYGYDKKTDTFIKTNKKK, encoded by the coding sequence ATGGCTCTTTTTGAAATCAAAGAAGGTGAAGACTTTTACTACAACGAGCAAGGCTACAAAGTTTTTACAGAAAAATTCCATCTTAAACGTGGACATTGTTGTAAAAGCGGCTGTAGACACTGTCCTTATGGATACGATAAAAAGACAGACACATTTATAAAAACCAATAAAAAAAAATAA
- a CDS encoding helix-turn-helix domain-containing protein: MSRRLDHFPVLGIQDFNDNQSLEAHLLFNDLYGERSIDHPHKHDFFIINIFEKAKGSHTIDFVEYDVKNHQIHLVFSDQVHHWNIEAGTVGYQLMISREWFESLIPALRFSQLFYQNHPVIDLSDVSFDGLIYEFKTIKKLLNREAIFWEMIQKRTEVIGLLISESVEFIFKNDERYHANPVFSKFLNLIDIHFKDERSVSFYAEKLNISPNYLNIICKKSLNSSASSLIQDRILLEAKRLLKVSEKSVKDIVFDLGFYDQASFSKFFKSHTGMTPSQFKE; this comes from the coding sequence ATGAGCCGTCGTTTAGATCATTTTCCGGTTTTGGGTATTCAGGATTTCAATGACAACCAGTCTTTGGAAGCACATCTTCTGTTTAATGATCTTTACGGGGAGCGCTCTATTGACCATCCGCACAAGCACGATTTTTTTATCATTAATATTTTTGAAAAAGCAAAAGGCAGTCATACCATCGATTTTGTAGAGTATGACGTAAAAAATCATCAGATTCATTTGGTATTTTCAGATCAGGTGCATCACTGGAATATTGAAGCAGGAACGGTAGGATATCAATTGATGATCAGCAGGGAATGGTTTGAAAGTTTAATTCCGGCTTTAAGATTTTCACAGTTGTTTTACCAAAATCATCCGGTCATTGATCTTTCGGATGTAAGTTTTGATGGATTGATTTATGAATTTAAAACCATTAAAAAACTGTTGAATCGCGAAGCTATATTTTGGGAAATGATACAAAAAAGGACTGAGGTGATTGGTTTGTTAATCAGCGAATCGGTAGAGTTTATTTTTAAAAATGACGAACGCTATCATGCAAATCCTGTTTTTTCGAAATTTCTAAATCTTATTGATATCCATTTTAAAGATGAACGTTCGGTTTCTTTTTATGCTGAAAAACTTAATATTTCGCCCAATTATTTGAATATCATCTGTAAAAAAAGTCTCAATTCTTCGGCTTCATCTCTTATCCAAGACCGAATTTTACTCGAAGCAAAACGTCTTCTGAAAGTTTCAGAAAAATCGGTGAAAGACATTGTTTTTGATTTGGGATTTTATGATCAAGCAAGCTTTTCAAAATTTTTCAAATCACATACAGGAATGACGCCTTCTCAATTCAAAGAGTGA
- the hemL gene encoding glutamate-1-semialdehyde 2,1-aminomutase, translating to MKYQRSSALFEEAYKYIPGGVNSPVRAFKSVGGVPVFMKSAKGAYLTDADDNTYVDYINSWGPAILGHTHPEVLEELKIQAEKGFSFGAPTELETEIAKFITENVPNIDQIRMVSSGTEACMSAIRLARGFTGRDKFIKFEGCYHGHSDSFLIKAGSGAATFGNPNSPGVTPGTAKDTLLARYNDFEQVEDLFRHHQGEIAAIIIEPVAGNMGCVLPENNFLQKLRKICDENGALLIFDEVMTGFRLAFGGAQELYNVKADLVTYGKVIGGGLPVGAFAGRNEIMDHLAPKGGVYQAGTLSGNPLAMRAGLKTLQIIKNDPEFFNRLAKTTETLDLEIGKILSEKGIEHRINRKGSMMSVFFHINAVSNFDEAQNANHALFNNFFHQMLTNGIYLPPSGYETYFISDAIKDKEIDMTLEAVRKFQYS from the coding sequence ATGAAATACCAAAGAAGTTCAGCTTTATTTGAAGAAGCTTACAAATATATTCCGGGAGGTGTAAATTCTCCGGTTCGTGCGTTTAAATCAGTGGGTGGAGTTCCCGTTTTTATGAAATCTGCGAAAGGCGCTTACCTTACAGATGCTGATGATAATACCTATGTAGACTACATTAATTCTTGGGGGCCTGCAATTTTAGGGCATACTCATCCTGAGGTTTTAGAAGAATTAAAAATTCAGGCAGAGAAAGGCTTCTCTTTTGGAGCTCCTACTGAATTGGAAACTGAAATCGCAAAATTCATCACCGAAAATGTTCCGAATATCGACCAGATAAGAATGGTTTCTTCAGGAACGGAGGCTTGCATGAGCGCAATCAGATTGGCAAGAGGTTTTACAGGAAGAGATAAATTTATAAAATTTGAAGGCTGTTATCACGGTCACTCAGATTCATTTTTGATAAAGGCGGGAAGTGGTGCTGCAACTTTTGGAAATCCTAATTCTCCAGGTGTCACTCCAGGAACGGCAAAAGATACTTTATTAGCAAGATATAATGATTTTGAGCAGGTTGAAGATTTGTTCAGACATCATCAGGGCGAAATTGCCGCAATCATCATAGAGCCGGTTGCCGGAAATATGGGTTGTGTACTTCCAGAAAATAATTTCTTACAAAAATTAAGAAAAATCTGTGATGAGAACGGAGCTTTGTTGATTTTTGATGAAGTAATGACCGGTTTCAGACTTGCTTTTGGCGGAGCTCAGGAATTATATAATGTGAAAGCAGATTTGGTAACTTATGGAAAAGTAATCGGAGGCGGTCTTCCGGTAGGAGCTTTTGCCGGAAGAAACGAAATTATGGACCACTTAGCTCCAAAAGGTGGTGTTTACCAAGCAGGAACTTTAAGTGGAAATCCTTTGGCAATGAGAGCAGGTTTAAAAACTTTGCAAATCATTAAAAACGACCCTGAGTTTTTTAACAGACTGGCGAAAACTACAGAAACGTTAGACTTAGAAATCGGAAAAATTTTAAGTGAAAAAGGAATTGAGCACAGAATCAACAGAAAAGGTTCGATGATGTCGGTTTTCTTCCACATCAATGCGGTTTCTAATTTTGATGAGGCTCAAAATGCTAATCATGCACTGTTTAATAATTTCTTTCATCAAATGTTGACCAACGGAATTTATCTTCCGCCAAGTGGCTACGAAACGTATTTTATTAGCGATGCTATTAAAGATAAAGAGATTGATATGACTTTAGAAGCAGTAAGAAAATTTCAGTATTCTTAA
- a CDS encoding amidohydrolase: MEGSHNISRKDFLKNSALAMAGITLTPAIVSANTFSEDKISSVNGTLILKNVRLETGFEYEEGEVIATKTDLFLVETENGKITKIAPNNPKAKAVDAKGFLMLPAFKDMHIHLDKTFYGDKWQAVRRRKGGVKGMIALEEQIMPEILKNSTYKAEKMIELIQSKGTAFARSHVNVEPTSKLDSLKNLQIALERKKKSFGAEIVAFPQHGVFYKNSVPYLKEAAQMDIDFIGGVDPYTIDGAIEKTIDFTVQLALDHQKGIDIHLHETGESGLKTIEYLIDKVNENPFLKGKTFFSHCFVLGKLDKTKQEEIAEKLGNAQLGIASTIPIGNLIMPLPTLQKHNVIVYTGNDSIIDHWNTYGTGSVLEKANLYAQLYGQSTEFLLSRSLKLATANLTPLDDKGVQQWPKIGDNADFVLLNASCSAEAVSRISNVESLIYRGNVVF; this comes from the coding sequence ATGGAAGGGTCTCATAATATTTCGCGAAAAGATTTTTTGAAAAACTCAGCTTTAGCAATGGCTGGAATTACTTTAACGCCTGCAATTGTAAGTGCAAATACATTTTCTGAAGATAAAATTTCATCAGTAAATGGTACATTAATTCTTAAAAATGTGCGCCTTGAAACAGGTTTTGAATATGAAGAAGGTGAAGTAATTGCTACAAAGACAGATTTGTTTTTAGTAGAAACTGAAAACGGAAAAATCACGAAAATAGCTCCTAATAATCCCAAAGCAAAAGCGGTGGATGCAAAAGGGTTTTTGATGCTTCCGGCTTTTAAAGATATGCACATTCACCTTGACAAAACTTTTTATGGTGACAAATGGCAGGCTGTAAGAAGAAGAAAAGGCGGAGTAAAAGGAATGATTGCTTTGGAAGAGCAAATTATGCCGGAAATACTTAAAAACTCTACTTATAAAGCCGAAAAAATGATTGAGTTGATTCAGTCTAAAGGAACTGCTTTTGCAAGAAGTCATGTGAATGTAGAGCCTACTTCCAAGCTGGATTCTTTGAAGAATTTACAGATTGCTTTAGAGCGTAAAAAGAAAAGCTTTGGAGCTGAAATTGTAGCATTTCCCCAGCATGGTGTTTTCTACAAAAATTCGGTTCCTTATCTTAAAGAAGCGGCTCAGATGGATATTGATTTTATCGGTGGAGTAGATCCTTACACGATTGACGGAGCGATTGAAAAGACCATTGATTTTACCGTACAACTTGCTTTAGATCATCAAAAAGGAATTGATATTCATCTTCATGAAACCGGAGAATCGGGTCTGAAAACAATAGAATATCTTATCGATAAAGTAAATGAGAATCCTTTTCTGAAAGGTAAAACATTTTTTAGTCATTGTTTTGTTTTAGGAAAATTAGATAAAACAAAACAAGAAGAAATTGCTGAGAAATTGGGGAATGCTCAACTGGGAATTGCTTCAACAATTCCTATAGGAAACTTGATAATGCCGCTTCCGACTTTACAAAAACATAATGTAATCGTATACACCGGAAATGACAGCATTATCGATCATTGGAATACGTATGGAACAGGAAGTGTGCTAGAGAAAGCCAATCTTTATGCGCAGCTTTACGGTCAGTCGACAGAGTTTTTATTGTCGAGAAGTTTGAAATTAGCAACGGCAAATCTAACTCCTTTAGACGATAAGGGCGTTCAGCAATGGCCGAAAATAGGCGACAATGCAGATTTTGTTTTGCTGAATGCAAGTTGTTCGGCAGAAGCGGTATCCAGAATTTCAAACGTAGAATCTCTTATTTATAGAGGGAATGTAGTATTTTAA
- a CDS encoding endonuclease, whose product MKKLLLCVVFAQLANAQAPAGYYNSANGLSGATLKTALSNIITNGHQDKGYGGLWTAYKTTDIDKNYENDGSILDIYSERPTSTDPYKYTPGNNQCGTYSTEGNCYNREHIVPQSLFNEASPMKNDIHFIRATDGKVNGMRSNYPFGKVGSASFTSQNGSKLGSSTSAGFSGTVFEPIDEFKGDVARMVFYFVTRYQSKLSTFSTGNMIGSSAFPGLQTWELNVLLDWHNQDPVSQAEINRNNASYTFQGNRNPFIDNPSYVNQIWGGQAPTNDTQAPTTVMNLAVSGKTSNSVSLTWNAATDNVGVSSYDVYMNGSLKTNETSTSTTVTGLNPSTTYSFYVKAKDAAGNSSTNSSTVSATTNAGTTNPNPTGCVNETFETIPSSSSASYSTRTWTSNGITWTATDSRTDQTISNKAITVRDGSLKSSSSANGIGSLTVTTQLKFSGTNGTFNVQVNGTTVGTVPYSTTATTTTINNINVSGNVIVTLVNNSSSNRVAIDNLSWTCNNSASRQSQTANAIDEPKELQIFPNPVSNQEIFVKGETQSIKKAEIYNLQGKVMQTINNPFKNGKSIKIKSLLQGVYILKLDEASLKFVIK is encoded by the coding sequence ATGAAAAAACTACTTTTATGTGTGGTATTCGCGCAGCTTGCTAATGCACAGGCTCCTGCAGGATATTACAATTCAGCGAACGGATTGTCTGGAGCTACTTTAAAAACAGCTTTAAGCAATATTATTACAAACGGTCATCAGGACAAGGGTTACGGCGGGCTTTGGACCGCTTACAAAACTACCGACATTGATAAAAATTATGAAAATGACGGTTCGATTCTTGACATTTATTCAGAAAGACCAACTTCTACAGACCCTTACAAATACACTCCGGGAAATAATCAATGTGGCACCTACTCTACCGAAGGAAATTGCTATAACCGCGAACATATCGTTCCTCAAAGTCTTTTTAATGAAGCTTCCCCAATGAAAAATGATATCCACTTTATCAGGGCAACAGATGGAAAAGTAAATGGAATGCGTTCTAATTATCCTTTCGGGAAAGTTGGAAGCGCAAGTTTCACTTCTCAAAACGGGTCTAAACTGGGAAGTTCTACATCCGCAGGATTTTCAGGAACAGTCTTTGAACCGATTGACGAGTTTAAAGGAGACGTTGCAAGAATGGTTTTCTATTTTGTGACGAGGTATCAAAGTAAATTATCAACATTTTCTACCGGAAATATGATTGGAAGCTCAGCTTTTCCAGGATTACAGACTTGGGAACTGAATGTACTTTTAGATTGGCATAACCAAGACCCGGTTTCACAAGCGGAAATCAACAGGAATAATGCTTCTTACACTTTTCAGGGAAACAGAAATCCTTTTATCGATAATCCTAGCTATGTCAATCAAATTTGGGGCGGACAAGCGCCAACAAATGATACTCAAGCTCCAACAACCGTAATGAATTTAGCTGTTTCAGGAAAAACATCAAACTCAGTTTCTCTTACTTGGAATGCTGCAACAGATAATGTAGGAGTAAGTTCTTACGATGTTTACATGAATGGAAGTTTGAAAACGAACGAGACATCAACATCAACGACAGTTACCGGATTAAACCCTTCTACTACCTACAGTTTTTATGTAAAAGCAAAAGATGCAGCAGGAAATTCGTCAACAAACAGCTCAACTGTTTCAGCGACAACCAATGCGGGAACGACTAATCCAAATCCTACAGGCTGTGTGAATGAAACGTTCGAAACAATTCCATCAAGCAGCTCAGCATCCTATTCAACAAGAACATGGACCAGCAACGGAATTACATGGACAGCAACAGATTCCAGAACAGACCAAACGATATCCAACAAAGCAATTACCGTAAGAGATGGTTCTTTGAAATCAAGCAGCTCAGCAAACGGAATTGGTTCATTAACGGTTACCACGCAACTTAAGTTTAGTGGAACTAACGGAACTTTCAATGTCCAAGTCAATGGAACTACAGTTGGAACAGTTCCTTACAGCACGACGGCAACGACGACGACCATTAACAATATCAACGTTTCAGGAAATGTAATAGTAACTTTAGTAAATAATTCATCGAGCAACAGAGTAGCAATCGATAATCTGAGCTGGACTTGCAATAATTCAGCTTCAAGACAAAGCCAAACAGCGAATGCCATTGACGAGCCAAAAGAATTACAAATTTTCCCAAATCCGGTTTCTAATCAGGAGATTTTTGTGAAAGGCGAGACGCAGAGTATCAAAAAAGCGGAAATCTATAACCTTCAGGGAAAAGTGATGCAAACAATTAATAATCCGTTCAAAAACGGAAAATCAATTAAAATAAAAAGTCTTTTGCAAGGAGTTTATATTTTAAAGCTTGATGAAGCTAGTTTGAAATTTGTGATAAAATAA
- a CDS encoding 1-aminocyclopropane-1-carboxylate deaminase/D-cysteine desulfhydrase, with translation MFLQLPTETIPIQEITINKKVRLFIKREDLIHPQISGNKYWKLFYNINNYLETLPENPLIITFGGAYSNHISAVSATGNLSKVKTLGIIRGEELEHKWRDNPTLVIAKRNGMNLKFVSREEYRHKEKLTEFLQHEFPEALIIPEGGTNENAVQGVKMMLNDDTKDFDYLCTAVGTGGTMAGISEFCEDNQKVIGCKVVDDSSLESKILELTSKRNFHLTDAAFGGYGKINDENVRFINDFKAKFDIPLEPVYTGKMMQKIFEMIDADYFPEGSKILCFHTGGLQGIEGANLLLEKQNRNLII, from the coding sequence ATGTTCTTGCAACTTCCGACAGAAACCATTCCCATTCAGGAAATAACGATTAATAAAAAAGTGAGGCTTTTCATCAAAAGAGAAGACCTTATTCACCCACAGATTTCGGGAAATAAATATTGGAAACTTTTTTATAATATCAATAATTATTTAGAAACACTGCCTGAAAATCCTTTAATCATAACGTTTGGCGGAGCATATTCTAATCATATCTCTGCTGTTTCTGCAACGGGGAATCTTTCTAAAGTCAAGACATTAGGTATTATAAGAGGGGAAGAATTAGAACATAAATGGCGTGACAATCCCACTTTGGTTATTGCCAAAAGAAATGGGATGAATTTAAAATTTGTCTCCCGTGAAGAATATCGTCACAAAGAAAAGCTAACTGAGTTTCTGCAGCATGAATTTCCTGAAGCATTAATTATTCCTGAAGGAGGAACCAATGAAAACGCTGTTCAGGGCGTGAAAATGATGCTCAATGACGATACAAAAGATTTTGATTATCTTTGCACGGCAGTTGGAACCGGAGGTACGATGGCGGGGATTTCAGAGTTTTGTGAAGATAATCAAAAGGTTATAGGTTGTAAGGTAGTAGACGATTCTTCTTTAGAAAGCAAAATTTTAGAATTAACCTCGAAGAGAAATTTTCATCTAACCGATGCCGCTTTTGGTGGCTATGGTAAAATAAATGATGAAAATGTTCGTTTTATCAATGATTTTAAAGCGAAATTTGATATTCCTTTAGAACCGGTTTACACAGGAAAGATGATGCAGAAGATTTTTGAAATGATTGATGCTGATTATTTTCCTGAAGGAAGTAAAATTCTGTGTTTTCATACCGGAGGGTTACAAGGGATAGAAGGTGCCAATTTGCTGTTAGAAAAACAAAATAGAAATTTAATAATATAA
- a CDS encoding DUF4136 domain-containing protein — MKKYIFILLAASLGLSSCSPFKVRSDYAQNANFTTYKTYKIRIDDLKLNDIDKERVLNELSKQLQMKGLQPGENPDLIVNVKANHKKITEINSTNPYGMWGWGGGFGWGIGMNRTWTSNYNEGAIIVDLVDSQNQKLVWQGIGSGIDVDRPKAKQKQIPQMVAEIMANYPPGMKK, encoded by the coding sequence ATGAAGAAATATATTTTTATTTTGCTTGCGGCAAGTTTAGGTTTGTCGTCTTGTAGCCCCTTCAAAGTACGTTCAGATTATGCTCAAAATGCTAATTTTACGACTTATAAGACCTACAAAATCAGAATCGATGATTTAAAATTAAATGATATCGATAAAGAAAGAGTTTTAAATGAATTGTCTAAGCAATTGCAGATGAAAGGCCTTCAACCGGGAGAAAATCCTGATTTGATTGTCAACGTAAAAGCGAATCACAAAAAAATCACTGAAATTAACAGTACCAATCCATATGGAATGTGGGGCTGGGGTGGCGGTTTCGGCTGGGGTATCGGAATGAACAGAACCTGGACGAGTAATTACAACGAAGGTGCCATCATTGTAGACCTTGTAGATTCTCAAAATCAGAAATTGGTTTGGCAAGGAATCGGTAGCGGAATTGATGTAGACAGACCGAAAGCTAAGCAAAAACAAATCCCTCAGATGGTTGCTGAAATTATGGCAAACTATCCTCCAGGAATGAAAAAATAA